The following proteins are co-located in the Polymorphospora rubra genome:
- a CDS encoding aminopeptidase P family protein gives MGDDRVENTQATRTESHDPDFPAKLLEFMRGGWREDPLHVGPRPEVPNYAKRRAALSAAFAGETLVIPTGRDKVRANDTEYAFRPGSDFAYLTGDYDPGSVLVLRPNGGGHDAILYTRPQAARDRDDDFFRSRDGELWVGRRHTLAEKATELGLETAPLTELAAALADCAPGHTRVLRGFDARVDATVRPYDPNRAGARDRELAAVLSELKLVKDEWEIAQLQDAIDATVRGFEDVARILPADRPVSERLVEGIFGLRARHDGNDVGYATIVGGGAHATILHWTRNTGTTRPGDLLLMDMGVENRHLYTADVTRTFPVNGTFTALQRQVYDVVYASQQAGMDAIKPGVKFQDIHLTCMRVLAQGLADLGILPVSVDEAMESDSSVYRRWTLHGFGHMLGIDVHDCANARKEHYRDGTLAEGNVLTVEPGLYFQAEDDLVPEELRGVGVRIEDDVLVTPAGAVNLSAGLPRRSDEVESWLATQREAGHRLPG, from the coding sequence ATGGGCGACGACCGGGTCGAAAACACGCAGGCGACACGCACCGAGTCACACGACCCGGACTTTCCGGCGAAGCTGCTCGAGTTCATGCGCGGCGGCTGGCGCGAGGACCCGCTGCACGTCGGCCCGCGCCCGGAGGTACCCAACTACGCCAAGCGCCGCGCCGCACTGTCCGCCGCCTTCGCCGGCGAGACCCTGGTCATCCCGACCGGCCGCGACAAGGTACGCGCCAACGACACCGAGTACGCGTTCCGGCCCGGCAGCGACTTCGCCTACCTGACCGGCGACTACGACCCCGGCAGCGTGCTGGTGCTGCGCCCCAACGGCGGTGGCCACGACGCGATCCTCTACACCCGCCCGCAGGCGGCCCGCGACCGCGACGACGACTTCTTCCGCAGCCGCGACGGCGAGCTGTGGGTCGGCCGCCGGCACACGCTGGCCGAGAAGGCCACCGAACTGGGCCTGGAGACCGCACCGCTGACCGAGCTGGCGGCCGCGCTCGCCGACTGCGCGCCGGGGCACACCCGGGTGCTGCGCGGGTTCGACGCCCGCGTCGACGCCACCGTCCGGCCGTACGACCCCAACCGGGCCGGGGCCCGCGACCGTGAACTGGCCGCGGTGCTGTCCGAGCTCAAGCTGGTCAAGGACGAGTGGGAGATCGCCCAGCTCCAGGACGCGATCGACGCCACCGTACGCGGCTTCGAGGACGTGGCCCGGATCCTGCCGGCCGACCGGCCGGTCAGCGAGCGGCTGGTCGAGGGCATCTTCGGCCTGCGGGCCCGGCACGACGGCAACGACGTCGGCTACGCCACGATCGTCGGTGGCGGCGCGCACGCCACGATCCTGCACTGGACCCGCAACACCGGCACCACCCGCCCCGGCGACCTGCTGTTGATGGACATGGGCGTGGAGAACCGGCACCTCTACACCGCCGACGTGACCCGCACCTTCCCGGTCAACGGCACCTTCACCGCGCTCCAGCGCCAGGTCTACGACGTCGTGTACGCGTCGCAGCAGGCCGGCATGGACGCGATCAAGCCCGGCGTGAAGTTCCAGGACATCCACCTGACCTGCATGCGGGTGCTCGCGCAGGGCCTCGCCGACCTGGGCATCCTGCCGGTGAGCGTCGACGAGGCGATGGAGTCCGACTCGTCGGTCTACCGCCGGTGGACCCTGCACGGCTTCGGCCACATGCTGGGCATCGACGTGCACGACTGCGCCAACGCCCGCAAGGAGCACTACCGCGACGGCACCCTCGCCGAGGGCAACGTGCTGACCGTGGAGCCCGGCCTCTACTTCCAGGCCGAGGACGACCTGGTTCCCGAGGAACTGCGCGGGGTCGGCGTACGCATCGAAGACGACGTGCTGGTGACCCCTGCCGGCGCGGTCAACCTCTCGGCGGGCCTGCCCCGGCGGTCCGACGAGGTGGAGAGCTGGCTCGCCACCCAGCGGGAGGCCGGTCACCGACTGCCCGGCTGA
- a CDS encoding peptide ABC transporter substrate-binding protein — MRVRRVAAWTTAALVVTFGATACTGGDDVPADTIVVGLAEPAHLIPSNTIEPNGAQVLAALFTPLVGFDAEHRPVPLAAESVESEDNSEWTVKLKPGFTFHNGENVTADSYLNAWNHAAYGPNGQAGGYLYEKVDGYADLQTTDPDGPDSGQPATEPKARTLTGLAKVDDLTFTVRLSAPFAEFPSILGHRAFLPLPASAWQSEGVLKADFERAVVGQGPFRLKGTWEPGKPIEVERYDAYPGEKPRLRSVQFRIYDQLSAGLADLTDGATDLVRNIPATSVKAAQEALGDRLRNGPNSAYQFLAFPTYEPEFASPEVRRAISMAIDRDAVNGSGDQQAPARSFVSPLVAGARPDTCGEACVFDPAKAKAAYQAAEGPATLRITFNDDGGHREWVDAVCGQLRTNLGVQCEAVAEPTYRDVLRKVDARQPVGLFRQAWSMDYPSMENYLAPLYASGGSSNYSGFSDAGFDTLLREGGRAADQAAAISKYQEAEAVLAEQVPVLPLRFGRESYGHSERVRNVETDAYGQIDLLKVELTS; from the coding sequence ATGCGGGTCCGCAGAGTCGCGGCCTGGACCACGGCGGCGCTGGTCGTCACCTTCGGAGCCACCGCCTGCACCGGCGGCGACGACGTGCCGGCGGACACGATCGTCGTCGGCCTGGCCGAACCGGCGCACCTGATCCCGTCGAACACCATCGAACCGAACGGGGCACAGGTGCTGGCCGCCCTGTTCACCCCGCTCGTCGGCTTCGACGCCGAGCACCGGCCGGTGCCGCTGGCGGCCGAGTCGGTGGAGTCCGAGGACAACTCGGAGTGGACGGTGAAGCTCAAGCCCGGATTCACCTTCCACAACGGCGAGAACGTCACCGCCGACAGCTACCTCAACGCCTGGAACCACGCCGCGTACGGCCCCAACGGGCAGGCCGGCGGCTACCTGTACGAGAAGGTCGACGGCTACGCCGACCTGCAGACGACCGACCCGGACGGCCCGGACAGCGGGCAGCCCGCCACCGAACCGAAGGCCCGTACGCTCACCGGGCTGGCCAAGGTCGACGACCTGACGTTCACGGTCCGGCTGTCGGCGCCGTTCGCCGAGTTCCCGTCGATCCTCGGGCACCGGGCGTTCCTGCCGCTGCCGGCCTCGGCCTGGCAGTCCGAGGGGGTGCTGAAGGCCGACTTCGAGCGGGCCGTGGTCGGGCAGGGGCCGTTCCGGCTGAAGGGCACCTGGGAGCCCGGAAAACCCATCGAGGTCGAACGCTACGACGCCTACCCGGGCGAGAAGCCCCGGCTCAGGAGCGTGCAGTTCCGGATCTACGACCAGCTCTCCGCCGGGCTCGCCGACCTGACCGACGGCGCCACCGACCTCGTCCGCAACATCCCGGCCACCAGCGTCAAGGCGGCGCAGGAGGCGCTGGGCGACCGGCTGCGCAACGGCCCGAACTCGGCGTACCAGTTCCTGGCGTTCCCGACGTACGAGCCGGAGTTCGCCTCGCCGGAGGTGCGCCGGGCGATCTCGATGGCGATCGACCGGGACGCGGTCAACGGCTCCGGTGACCAGCAGGCACCGGCCCGCTCGTTCGTGTCCCCGCTGGTCGCCGGCGCCCGGCCGGACACCTGCGGCGAGGCGTGCGTGTTCGACCCGGCCAAGGCGAAGGCGGCGTACCAGGCGGCGGAGGGCCCGGCAACGCTGCGGATCACGTTCAACGACGACGGCGGCCACCGCGAGTGGGTCGACGCCGTCTGCGGACAGTTGCGCACCAACCTCGGCGTCCAGTGCGAGGCGGTCGCCGAACCGACGTACCGCGACGTGCTGCGCAAGGTCGACGCCCGGCAGCCGGTCGGCCTGTTCCGGCAGGCCTGGTCGATGGACTACCCGTCGATGGAGAACTACCTGGCCCCGCTGTACGCCAGCGGCGGCTCGTCGAACTACTCCGGATTCAGCGACGCCGGCTTCGACACGCTGCTGCGCGAAGGCGGCCGGGCCGCCGACCAGGCCGCCGCGATCAGCAAGTACCAGGAGGCGGAGGCGGTGCTGGCCGAGCAGGTGCCGGTGCTGCCGCTGCGGTTCGGCCGGGAGAGCTACGGCCACTCCGAGCGGGTCCGCAACGTCGAGACCGACGCGTACGGCCAGATCGACCTGTTGAAGGTCGAACTGACCAGCTGA
- a CDS encoding AAA family ATPase, translating to MELSMIAVDEDRPSARAFERLSERVLSIAGIYGPNASGKSNVLDALAWLSAAVGRSLRTWEEVIPREPFKFDGWLERASTFELDMMVADVRHTYRLEVDDSAVIFEQLQSYPEQRARTLLEREGMELSFRRGLKGLSGTRQLLTSTTLALSAAARFGEPEILNFRKSLEQIGLLGTRHRVPRWREQSAGLGRTMRLFDTPSGEGRQGASDEEAAHLVNRETALTLLRFADLGIEDVEILEERLPDLFADLRGARKRVRLIHRAADQELPFELDEESEGTRTWYHLIGPVLKALRTGQVLLFDEIDASLHPRLSAKLLELFQDPVTNPHGAQLVFTTHDTSLLNHLNRDEVWLTEKAAEGSTTLTALAEFGGDRVRRSLNLERAYLQGRFGAVPELDQQTLRRALGMAAQED from the coding sequence GTGGAGCTGTCGATGATCGCCGTCGACGAGGATCGGCCGTCGGCGCGCGCGTTCGAGCGACTCTCCGAACGTGTCCTCAGCATCGCCGGTATCTACGGTCCGAACGCGTCCGGAAAGTCCAACGTGCTCGACGCACTCGCCTGGCTCTCCGCGGCGGTAGGCCGGTCGCTACGCACCTGGGAAGAGGTCATACCCCGCGAACCCTTCAAGTTTGACGGGTGGCTGGAGAGAGCATCGACGTTCGAACTCGACATGATGGTGGCCGACGTCCGACACACGTATCGACTCGAGGTCGATGATTCGGCGGTCATTTTCGAGCAGCTACAGAGCTACCCGGAACAGCGAGCCAGGACCCTTCTCGAGCGTGAGGGGATGGAGCTCAGTTTCCGCCGCGGATTGAAGGGACTGTCCGGCACCCGCCAACTGTTGACGTCGACGACCCTGGCCCTCTCGGCGGCGGCACGTTTCGGCGAGCCCGAGATTCTGAACTTCAGAAAGTCCCTGGAGCAGATCGGCCTCTTGGGCACCCGACACCGGGTGCCCCGTTGGCGCGAACAGTCGGCCGGGCTGGGCCGGACCATGCGCCTGTTCGACACCCCGAGCGGCGAGGGGCGACAGGGCGCCTCGGACGAGGAAGCCGCCCACCTCGTGAACCGGGAAACCGCGTTGACGCTACTGAGATTCGCGGACCTGGGAATCGAGGACGTCGAAATCCTCGAAGAAAGACTGCCCGACCTCTTCGCGGACCTTAGGGGGGCCCGAAAAAGGGTGCGACTGATTCACCGGGCCGCCGACCAGGAGCTTCCGTTCGAACTGGACGAGGAGTCCGAAGGAACCCGGACCTGGTACCACCTGATCGGGCCGGTGCTGAAGGCTCTTCGGACCGGCCAGGTACTACTCTTCGACGAGATCGACGCCAGCCTGCATCCGCGCCTGTCCGCGAAGTTGCTGGAGTTGTTCCAGGATCCGGTCACGAACCCGCACGGTGCGCAACTGGTGTTCACCACCCACGACACGAGCCTGCTCAATCACCTCAACCGGGACGAGGTGTGGCTGACCGAGAAGGCCGCGGAGGGGTCGACCACCCTCACCGCACTGGCCGAGTTCGGTGGGGACAGGGTGCGTAGATCCCTCAACCTGGAAAGGGCCTATCTGCAGGGAAGGTTCGGCGCGGTTCCCGAACTCGACCAGCAGACCCTGCGTCGGGCGCTCGGCATGGCCGCCCAGGAGGACTGA
- a CDS encoding RloB family protein, which produces MAARGRTGPKSLKRKVGTRLPRKTLAVYCEGQRTEPEYLEALRREPLIRDVAAVDLTIETQGKGSVPLTLVKMAIAAKEKTDREQGEVDEFWCVFDVEWPRNHPGLTEALTLAARHGILVAVSNPCFELWLALHFNDHRRWLDNDGARRLRRTHDGQSDKGLAAQTYMTLRKAAADRARALEKWHAGNGTEFPHDNPSTGMHRLIASVTPPFDH; this is translated from the coding sequence ATGGCGGCACGTGGTCGGACGGGCCCCAAATCCCTCAAACGCAAGGTCGGCACCCGGCTACCCCGAAAGACCCTCGCCGTGTACTGCGAAGGGCAGCGCACGGAACCCGAATACCTGGAAGCCCTCCGGCGGGAGCCGCTGATCCGGGACGTGGCCGCCGTGGATCTGACGATCGAGACCCAGGGCAAGGGCTCGGTACCACTGACTCTGGTCAAGATGGCGATCGCCGCGAAGGAGAAGACGGACCGCGAGCAGGGTGAGGTGGACGAGTTCTGGTGTGTCTTCGACGTCGAGTGGCCGAGGAACCATCCAGGACTCACCGAGGCACTGACGCTCGCCGCCCGGCACGGCATTCTGGTCGCGGTCTCGAACCCCTGTTTCGAGCTGTGGCTGGCCCTGCACTTCAACGACCACCGGCGATGGCTCGACAACGACGGAGCCCGGAGGCTCCGCCGGACCCACGACGGACAGTCGGACAAGGGACTCGCGGCGCAGACCTACATGACGTTGCGGAAGGCGGCGGCCGACCGGGCCAGGGCACTGGAGAAGTGGCATGCCGGCAACGGCACCGAGTTTCCGCACGACAACCCGTCCACCGGCATGCACCGGCTCATCGCCTCCGTAACACCGCCGTTCGACCACTGA
- a CDS encoding class I SAM-dependent methyltransferase — MTTNHVQTNREVWDNIADWYAERAPANWAADEPDWGIWKIPQSELPVLPADVAGLDAVELGCGTAYVSAWLARRGARPIGIDNSPRQLATARAMQERFDLHFPLILANAEEVPLPDACADLAISEYGAAIWCDPYRWIPEAARLLRPGGRLIFLANSVQLMLTMPDVGAAGETLLRPLFGLHRLEWPGEGVEFHLPHGEMIRLLRRCGFEVEDLIEVRAPEGAQTAYDFVGLDWARRWPTEEVWFARKRS, encoded by the coding sequence GTGACCACCAACCACGTACAGACCAACCGCGAGGTCTGGGACAACATCGCCGACTGGTACGCCGAGCGGGCTCCCGCCAACTGGGCGGCCGACGAACCCGACTGGGGCATCTGGAAGATCCCGCAGTCCGAGCTGCCCGTCCTGCCCGCCGACGTCGCCGGCCTCGACGCGGTCGAACTCGGCTGCGGCACCGCCTACGTCTCGGCCTGGCTGGCCCGCCGCGGCGCCCGCCCGATCGGCATCGACAACTCGCCCCGCCAGCTCGCCACCGCCCGCGCCATGCAGGAACGCTTCGATCTGCACTTCCCGCTGATCCTGGCCAACGCCGAGGAGGTGCCGCTGCCGGACGCCTGCGCCGACCTGGCGATCAGCGAGTACGGCGCGGCGATCTGGTGCGACCCGTACCGGTGGATCCCCGAGGCGGCCCGGCTGCTGCGCCCCGGCGGCCGGCTGATCTTCCTGGCCAACTCCGTGCAGCTGATGCTGACGATGCCCGACGTCGGCGCGGCCGGCGAGACGCTGCTGCGCCCGCTGTTCGGGCTGCACCGTCTCGAGTGGCCGGGCGAGGGGGTCGAGTTCCACCTGCCGCACGGCGAGATGATCCGGCTGCTGCGCCGCTGCGGCTTCGAGGTCGAGGACCTGATCGAGGTGCGGGCACCGGAGGGCGCGCAGACCGCGTACGACTTCGTCGGCCTCGACTGGGCGCGTCGGTGGCCGACCGAGGAGGTCTGGTTCGCCCGCAAACGCTCCTGA